The Aphis gossypii isolate Hap1 chromosome 3, ASM2018417v2, whole genome shotgun sequence genome includes a region encoding these proteins:
- the LOC114128523 gene encoding DNA-3-methyladenine glycosylase-like, translating to MSENDDQCTSEYFNSSVVRYRKRLDAQFYETPCEEMAMSLLGKILVRRLDDNTILRGRIVETESYLGHEDAASQSFKGKITPRNEPMFMKPGTAYVYFTYGMYHCFNISSKGDGAAVLLRAIDPLDNLDTMTSLRKQYRKGPKSQMKIKDLCNGPAKLCISFAIDIKSCNKQDLTSWDGMWVEEDENSKLIDTIVCSPRIGIKCEKKWQDKFLRYYIRDNPCVSKIEKIQMNELKYSQIKNLK from the exons atgtCTGAAAACGACGATCAGTGTACATCGGAATACTTCAATTCCAGTGTGGTTCGATACAGAAAACGATTGGATGCACAGTTTTATGAAACACCATGTGAAGAAATGGCCATGAGTTTACTTGGCAAGATACTTGTCAGACGGCTCGACGATAATACCATTCTTAGGGGTAGGATTGTCGAAACTGAGAGCTATCTGGGCCACGAAGATGCAGCTTCCCAATCGTTCAAAGGGAAAATCACACCAAGAAATGAACCAATGTTCATGAAACCAGGAACAgcttatgtttattttacttacgGAATGTACcactgttttaatatttcaagcaAAG GAGACGGTGCAGCAGTTTTATTAAGGGCGATAGATCCTTTGGATAATTTGGACACAATGACATCGCTACGAAAACAATATAGAAAAGGTCCAAAATCACAGAtgaaaattaaagatttatgCAACGGTCCAGCAAAGTTATGTATTAGTTTTGCGATTGATATTAAGTCTTGCAATAAACAAGATCTGACTTCTTGGGATGGAATGTGGGTAGAAGAAGacgaaaatagtaaattaatagacACAATTGTTTGCTCGCCaagaataggtataaaatgtgaaaaaaaatggcAAGACAAAttcttaagatattatattcgtgATAATCCCTGTGTTAGTAAGatagaaaaaattcaaatgaatGAATTGAAGtattcacaaataaaaaatttaaaataa
- the LOC114119849 gene encoding protein CLEC16A homolog isoform X1 has translation MFRSKKLVKPENLHSLEYLKYIYTVLSKNQNVVDTNRTLLVESFRSMAEILIWGDQNSPAVFEYFLENNMFNYFLHILNQKCGNYVCVQLLQTLNIIFENIKNKTALYYLLSNNHVNSIIINKLDFSDEDVLAYYISFLKTLSFKLNLNTIHFFYNETTNDFPLYTEAIKFFNHPDSMVRTYVRTLTLNVYRVEDESMLRFIRDKTCAPYFGNLVWFMGKHVLELDASARAKPIDVDTQKNIQDQYRVKLADLVSSHLDDLHYLNDILSSNVDMLNEVLIDHLMDKLFVPYYIHSLAPPDKYIIVETEEFVDAVKQQPLMNSDICLFLLTQVFLIIHQTKLVTPLAKYLLESNFSSRNQVTEEIKLRDEASVLPEKENEEKSDVESSDVFDLKSLKCMNITDEEKEILLSKNEADSVHSRCLESIFNQLIIEKSDSSALFGICLLYAISENASVSKEYYEGFLTPIKSENSSSSSFVHCDERNELIDKLVNIITAVSEPVCYVRSVTLEMAIALLKKLTIHEEQIFISDRHIAVILNAKEKILPLLRQFFKKEEMFLELFEDEYNEMHKEILNVQRLLSDSTLLLPPAHSPMTGIPLSKRLPCGDVERTRHFICAFLNIRKLLMTFEGKEETQLPLVDRTKCFVFDTPINLNGNDLITCMIIAENGAKTRRYLSIISSQLVLVEPHSRFLGWGVCKLSCYLHDAEVTKIDNETKTLHITMHDTKYKITNTVKLIFDDHIRCNAARQKLLNGRIKARRKQLNQIASLLEMTNCETNYAPCNNTLKQKHNLRSHLTDVAVHTPNVIMPCPISMRSTNSDECSTESNCSSVTHSRDQSPCTTSINNPEYSNSQKHSLAQNQEKTEPKRKGRVENV, from the exons atgtttcgttcaaaaaaattggttaaacCTGAAAACCTCCACTCATTAGAGTATCTCAA ATATATCTATACAGTATTAagcaaaaatcaaaatgttgtgGATACCAATCGCACTTTGTTAGTTGAATCGTTTAGGAGTATGGCCGAAATTTTGATTTGGGGTGATCAAAATAGTCCAGCAGTATTCga gtactttttggaaaataatatgtttaattacttTCTACACATCTTAAATCAAAAGTGTGGAAATTATGTCTGTGTTCAACTGCTTCAaactctaaatattatatttgaaaacattaaaaataagactGCTTTat atTATTTGCTCAGCAATAACCATgttaatagcataataataaataagctgGATTTCTCTGATGAGGATGTTTTAgcttattatatatcttttttaaaaacattatcttttaaacttaatttaaataccattcactttttttataatgag acAACCAATGATTTTCCACTTTATACAGaagcaattaaatttttcaaccaTCCTGATTCTATGGTACGCACATATGTTCGTACATTGACACTTAATGTTTACAGAGTTGAAGATGAAAGCATGTTACGATTTATCAGGGATAAAACATGTGCTCCATATTTTGGAAACTTAGTTTGGTTTATGGGTAAACATGTTTTAGAATTAGATGCTAGTGCAAGAGCTAAACCAATTGATGTTGatactcaaaaaaatataca agatCAGTATAGAGTAAAACTTGCAGATCTTGTCAGTTCACATCTAGAcgatttacattatttgaatgatattttaaGCTCAAATGTTGATATGTTAAATGAAGTGCTTATTGATCATTTAATGGATAAACTGTTTGTGccttattatattcattcgtTAGCACCGCctgataagtatattattgttgaaacaGAAGaa tttgtAGATGCTGTAAAACAACAACCATTAATGAATAgtgatatatgtttatttttattaacacaagtttttttaattattcatcagACGAAATTAGTTACACCATtagctaaatatttattggaaaGTAATTTTTCTTCAAGGAATCAA GTTActgaagaaattaaattacgaGATGAAGCATCAGTATTACCGGAAAaagaaaatgaagaaaaatcaGATGTTGAATCAAGTGATGTTTTTGATCTGAAATCATTAAAGTGTATGAACATTACAGATGAAGAAAAAGAAAtacttttatctaaaaatgaag cAGACTCTGTGCATAGCCGGTGTTTAGAATCAATTTTCAACCAAttgataattgaaaaatctGACAGTTCTGCATTGTTTggtatatgtttattgtatgcTATATCAGAAAATGCAAGTGTTTCCAAAGAGTATTATGAAGGATTTTTAACTCCtattaaaagtgaaaatagTTCTTCATCTTCATTTGTTCATTGTGATGAAAGAAATGAACTTATAGATAAACTAGTTAACATAATTACAGCTGTATCGGAGCCTG TTTGTTATGTACGTTCAGTTACTTTAGAAATGGCGATAgcattacttaaaaaattaacaattcatGAGGAACAGATATTTATATCTGACAGACATATTGCTGTTATTCTGAATGCTAAAGAAAAGATTTTACCACTTCttagacaattttttaaa aaagaaGAAATGTTTTTAGAACTTTTTGAAGATGAATATAATGAAATGCATAAAGAGATACTCAATGTTCAAAGACTTTTAAGTGATTCCACATTATTACTTCCTCCTGCTCATTCTCCAATGACAGGAATACCACTTTCAAAACGTTTACCATGTGGAGAT gttgAAAGAACAAGACATTTTATCTGTGCTTTTCTTAATATACGTAAATTATTGATGACTTTTGAAGGAAAAGAAGAAACACAATTACCTTTAGTTGACAGAACTAAATGCTTTGTATTTGATACTCCAATCAACTTGA atggtaatgatttaattacttGTATGATAATTGCTGAAAATGGTGCAAAAACAAGACGGTATCTATCAATCATTAGTAGTCAATTAGTACTAGTGGAACCTCATAGCCGTTTCCTTGGTTGGGGTGTTTGCAAATTGTCTTGTTATCTTCATGATGCtgaa GTTActaaaattgataatgaaacaaaaactTTGCATATTACTATGcatgatacaaaatataaaattacaaacactgtaaaattaatttttgatgatcATATTCGATGTAATGCAGCAagacaaaa atTGTTGAATGGTCGGATTAAAGCAAGAAGAAAACAACTTAATCAAATTGCAAGTTTATTAGAAATGACGAACTGTGAAACAAATTATGCACCATGTAATAATACCCTAAAACAAa AACATAATCTAAGAAGCCATTTAACTGATGTTGCTGTGCATACACCTAATGTGATTATGCCATGTCCTATTTCTATGAGATCTACAAATA GTGATGAATGTAGTACAGAATCGAATTGTAGTAGTGTGACACACTCCAGAGATCAATCACCTTGCACGACAAGCATAAATAATCCCGAATATTCCAACTCTCaaaag CATTCTTTAGCTCAAAACCAAGAAAAAACTGAACCAAAGCGTAAAGGAAGAGTAGAAAATGTTTAA
- the LOC114119849 gene encoding protein CLEC16A homolog isoform X2, producing the protein MFRSKKLVKPENLHSLEYLKYIYTVLSKNQNVVDTNRTLLVESFRSMAEILIWGDQNSPAVFEYFLENNMFNYFLHILNQKCGNYVCVQLLQTLNIIFENIKNKTALYYLLSNNHVNSIIINKLDFSDEDVLAYYISFLKTLSFKLNLNTIHFFYNETTNDFPLYTEAIKFFNHPDSMVRTYVRTLTLNVYRVEDESMLRFIRDKTCAPYFGNLVWFMGKHVLELDASARAKPIDVDTQKNIQDQYRVKLADLVSSHLDDLHYLNDILSSNVDMLNEVLIDHLMDKLFVPYYIHSLAPPDKYIIVETEEFVDAVKQQPLMNSDICLFLLTQVFLIIHQTKLVTPLAKYLLESNFSSRNQVTEEIKLRDEASVLPEKENEEKSDVESSDVFDLKSLKCMNITDEEKEILLSKNEDSVHSRCLESIFNQLIIEKSDSSALFGICLLYAISENASVSKEYYEGFLTPIKSENSSSSSFVHCDERNELIDKLVNIITAVSEPVCYVRSVTLEMAIALLKKLTIHEEQIFISDRHIAVILNAKEKILPLLRQFFKKEEMFLELFEDEYNEMHKEILNVQRLLSDSTLLLPPAHSPMTGIPLSKRLPCGDVERTRHFICAFLNIRKLLMTFEGKEETQLPLVDRTKCFVFDTPINLNGNDLITCMIIAENGAKTRRYLSIISSQLVLVEPHSRFLGWGVCKLSCYLHDAEVTKIDNETKTLHITMHDTKYKITNTVKLIFDDHIRCNAARQKLLNGRIKARRKQLNQIASLLEMTNCETNYAPCNNTLKQKHNLRSHLTDVAVHTPNVIMPCPISMRSTNSDECSTESNCSSVTHSRDQSPCTTSINNPEYSNSQKHSLAQNQEKTEPKRKGRVENV; encoded by the exons atgtttcgttcaaaaaaattggttaaacCTGAAAACCTCCACTCATTAGAGTATCTCAA ATATATCTATACAGTATTAagcaaaaatcaaaatgttgtgGATACCAATCGCACTTTGTTAGTTGAATCGTTTAGGAGTATGGCCGAAATTTTGATTTGGGGTGATCAAAATAGTCCAGCAGTATTCga gtactttttggaaaataatatgtttaattacttTCTACACATCTTAAATCAAAAGTGTGGAAATTATGTCTGTGTTCAACTGCTTCAaactctaaatattatatttgaaaacattaaaaataagactGCTTTat atTATTTGCTCAGCAATAACCATgttaatagcataataataaataagctgGATTTCTCTGATGAGGATGTTTTAgcttattatatatcttttttaaaaacattatcttttaaacttaatttaaataccattcactttttttataatgag acAACCAATGATTTTCCACTTTATACAGaagcaattaaatttttcaaccaTCCTGATTCTATGGTACGCACATATGTTCGTACATTGACACTTAATGTTTACAGAGTTGAAGATGAAAGCATGTTACGATTTATCAGGGATAAAACATGTGCTCCATATTTTGGAAACTTAGTTTGGTTTATGGGTAAACATGTTTTAGAATTAGATGCTAGTGCAAGAGCTAAACCAATTGATGTTGatactcaaaaaaatataca agatCAGTATAGAGTAAAACTTGCAGATCTTGTCAGTTCACATCTAGAcgatttacattatttgaatgatattttaaGCTCAAATGTTGATATGTTAAATGAAGTGCTTATTGATCATTTAATGGATAAACTGTTTGTGccttattatattcattcgtTAGCACCGCctgataagtatattattgttgaaacaGAAGaa tttgtAGATGCTGTAAAACAACAACCATTAATGAATAgtgatatatgtttatttttattaacacaagtttttttaattattcatcagACGAAATTAGTTACACCATtagctaaatatttattggaaaGTAATTTTTCTTCAAGGAATCAA GTTActgaagaaattaaattacgaGATGAAGCATCAGTATTACCGGAAAaagaaaatgaagaaaaatcaGATGTTGAATCAAGTGATGTTTTTGATCTGAAATCATTAAAGTGTATGAACATTACAGATGAAGAAAAAGAAAtacttttatctaaaaatgaag ACTCTGTGCATAGCCGGTGTTTAGAATCAATTTTCAACCAAttgataattgaaaaatctGACAGTTCTGCATTGTTTggtatatgtttattgtatgcTATATCAGAAAATGCAAGTGTTTCCAAAGAGTATTATGAAGGATTTTTAACTCCtattaaaagtgaaaatagTTCTTCATCTTCATTTGTTCATTGTGATGAAAGAAATGAACTTATAGATAAACTAGTTAACATAATTACAGCTGTATCGGAGCCTG TTTGTTATGTACGTTCAGTTACTTTAGAAATGGCGATAgcattacttaaaaaattaacaattcatGAGGAACAGATATTTATATCTGACAGACATATTGCTGTTATTCTGAATGCTAAAGAAAAGATTTTACCACTTCttagacaattttttaaa aaagaaGAAATGTTTTTAGAACTTTTTGAAGATGAATATAATGAAATGCATAAAGAGATACTCAATGTTCAAAGACTTTTAAGTGATTCCACATTATTACTTCCTCCTGCTCATTCTCCAATGACAGGAATACCACTTTCAAAACGTTTACCATGTGGAGAT gttgAAAGAACAAGACATTTTATCTGTGCTTTTCTTAATATACGTAAATTATTGATGACTTTTGAAGGAAAAGAAGAAACACAATTACCTTTAGTTGACAGAACTAAATGCTTTGTATTTGATACTCCAATCAACTTGA atggtaatgatttaattacttGTATGATAATTGCTGAAAATGGTGCAAAAACAAGACGGTATCTATCAATCATTAGTAGTCAATTAGTACTAGTGGAACCTCATAGCCGTTTCCTTGGTTGGGGTGTTTGCAAATTGTCTTGTTATCTTCATGATGCtgaa GTTActaaaattgataatgaaacaaaaactTTGCATATTACTATGcatgatacaaaatataaaattacaaacactgtaaaattaatttttgatgatcATATTCGATGTAATGCAGCAagacaaaa atTGTTGAATGGTCGGATTAAAGCAAGAAGAAAACAACTTAATCAAATTGCAAGTTTATTAGAAATGACGAACTGTGAAACAAATTATGCACCATGTAATAATACCCTAAAACAAa AACATAATCTAAGAAGCCATTTAACTGATGTTGCTGTGCATACACCTAATGTGATTATGCCATGTCCTATTTCTATGAGATCTACAAATA GTGATGAATGTAGTACAGAATCGAATTGTAGTAGTGTGACACACTCCAGAGATCAATCACCTTGCACGACAAGCATAAATAATCCCGAATATTCCAACTCTCaaaag CATTCTTTAGCTCAAAACCAAGAAAAAACTGAACCAAAGCGTAAAGGAAGAGTAGAAAATGTTTAA